The Watersipora subatra chromosome 1, tzWatSuba1.1, whole genome shotgun sequence genome has a window encoding:
- the LOC137407395 gene encoding caspase-7-like, with protein sequence MASSRPTLKDIRALYHPLDDDEFEYYTKLRYGKLFIVNNYIFNGEMPNRDFSGLDRDALLQAFRWVGYRHENIQIEDNLTAARMRALAEQAAGELYQKGSSLVFVVLSYGGDGHLFGVDSRSLTFEYLMDPIRESLHLRNIPKIFLFQACKASVNKVRMTSTSSGGGARPPPSHLTTDAQTCGPANHCITYPRSDTLVAYSALPGSANGSMFIQAFAEVLQRDGKKHDITLMLARASRIMSYTPGTSFPNKSLACPVVISQLEKKFFFT encoded by the exons ATGGCATCATCTAGGC CCACTTTGAAGGATATACGAGCTCTCTACCATCCTCTCGACGATGATGAGTTTGAGTACTATACAAAGCT ACGCTATGGAAAATTATTCATAGTCAACAACTATATATTTAATGGTGAAATGCCCAACAGAGATTTCTCGGGGTTAGACAGAGATGCTCTCTTGCAAGCCTTCAGGTGGGTAGGGTACAGGCATGAAAATATCCAGATCGAAGACAACCTAACGGCTGCTAGAATGAGAGCATTAGCTGAACAAG CTGCAGGGGAACTTTATCAAAAGGGCAGCAGTTTGGTATTCGTTGTGCTCAGCTATGGTGGTGATGGGCACCTGTTTGGAGTCGACTCCCGGTCGCTCACGTTTGAGTACTTGATGGATCCAATCAGGGAGTCCCTGCATCTTAGAAATattccaaaaatatttttgtttcag GCATGCAAAGCTTCTGTCAACAAAGTACGCATGACTTCAACAAGCAGTGGCGGTGGAGCACGACCACCACCTTCTCATCTGACTACAGACGCTCAAACGTGTGGACCAGCCAATCATTGCATTACATACCCAAGATCAGACACATTGGTTGCTTATTCCGCTTTGCCAG GTTCTGCGAATGGATCAATGTTTATTCAGGCTTTTGCTGAAGTTTTACAACGAGATGGGAAAAAGCATGACATCACACTAATGCTTGCGAGAGCAAGTCGGATCATGTCATACACCCCTGGTACTAGTTTCCCTAACAAGTCATTGGCATGTCCCGTTGTCATCTCTCAGCTCGAGAAGAAGTTCTTCTTTACATAG